From Fusobacterium sp. IOR10:
ATATTGATTATTATAATAATCAGAGAATTAAAATAAAATTAAAAGGATTAACTCCTGCAGAATACAGGAATCAATCCTTAAATTAAATATTAAATTTCATGTCCAAGAAAATGGGTTCACTACAAAAAAGGTCTTTTTTTTATGTAAAAAAAAAGAAAATTATGATATAATTATTTAATATATTTAACTTATTTAATATAAATTTTTTAGGGGGACAGAAAATTATGTTTAAAAAGTACTGTTTAATACTAGCCTTAACCATAATAGGTACACAAATAAATGCAGTTGAAGAGAGCCAAGTTGAATTAGATCTTAATGATAACTCTGTCTATTCTAAAAAAGGTGTGGATATTAAATTTGAAAATAATAAAATTAAGGCTTTTAATTTAAGACAAGATACAGAAAATAATAAATTAATAATAAAAGATAAAATTGTAATGGATTCCTATAATCTTTCAGGAGATATGAGAGTTGAAGGAACCAGTGGAGAAGTTTCTTTAGATGGAAAGACAGCAAAATTTGATAAAAATTTTACTTGGATGGAAGTTGGAAAGGTAACAGGAGCTGAAAAACCAAATGATAGAATATATTTTGGTAGTGAAAATGCAAACTATTCAGATAAAAAATTACAATTGAAACAAGCTTGGTTAACCACTGATCCAAAGGCAGATATAGATAAAAATAATAATGATCTAGGTTATTATTTAAATGCAGAAAGTATTTTTATAGAGCCAAATAAACAAGTAACCTTAAAAAATGTAGATTTATTTGTTAAAAATAAAGATATAATTCCATTTAATATACCTTGGTATAGATTTAATATAAGAAATGGTTCTAAAGTTCCACTATTCCCAGAGTGGGGAACAGATGATGACTATGGATGGACAATTACCCAAGGGATAATCTATGAAAGTAAAGATGGAAAGTATCAAGGCGGATTTGCTCCAAAATTTGCAGATGAAATGGGATTATTAATTGGAAGAATGGAAAATTGGTATACCTTTGATACCATTGGGCAATCTAAATTAAATGTGGACAATGCTTTAATATGGAAAAAAGATCACGATGACACAGATGAAAGTTATGATGATAGATGGAATGTTAACTATACCCATGATTATTCTGGAGACAATGGATATTTTAATTTTGGATTTCAAAGTATAACCTATAATGAAAACTCATCACTAAATGATATAATAGATGATTTGGAAGATGATGGAATAATAAGTGATACTAATATGGGAAGTGTTTCAAATTATTATACTTTATCAAGTGAATTAAATAAATTAGGTGCCAATCAAGATATAAGCATAAGTGCTAAAGTTAAGTTGACAGATGATGTGGAAGCTTATCATTATACAGTTTATGATGCAGTTGATGATATGAGTTATGGAACGCAAACAGATCATGACTTATATTCAGATATAAAAATAACAAAGGACAATGAAAAATATACAATGTCATCATATTATAAATATTTAGATGATGTTGATCCTGGAAGTAACAAGGAAGATTTACAATCAGAAGCAGAGGATTATGGTTTTTTATTTAAGGATAAAGAAAATAACATAAAAATACAATATGACTATGCAAATGGGGATAAATATAGACTTTTAAAATCTTGGGAAAGAAACCCAAATTTAAGTACCTTATCCACAACAGATGAATATGGATTAACCTTTGATTATACACCGTGGG
This genomic window contains:
- a CDS encoding IS3 family transposase, translated to MDYYNNQRIKIKLKGLTPAEYRNQSLN